From Spiroplasma eriocheiris, the proteins below share one genomic window:
- the tpiA gene encoding triose-phosphate isomerase: MRKPIIIGNWKMHKTVGETADFIQAVDKEVAEIAVEAGVGVPFTSLAVAKENAKNLIIAAQNCHFESQGAFTGEISVEMLQDLNITHVIIGHSERREMFNETDETVNKKAKKLLAKGMVPIICCGETIAQYEKKQTNEVVTRQIEKALAGINEEDVKTIVIAYEPIWAIGTGKTATAQIAQDVCRVIRDKIASLYDDVVANDVRIQYGGSVKPDNIKELLSQTDIDGALVGGASLEPSSFLSLVK, translated from the coding sequence ATGAGAAAACCAATTATTATTGGAAATTGAAAAATGCATAAAACAGTGGGAGAAACTGCTGATTTTATTCAAGCAGTTGATAAAGAAGTTGCCGAAATTGCGGTGGAAGCCGGGGTGGGAGTACCCTTTACTAGTTTAGCGGTTGCTAAGGAAAACGCAAAAAATTTAATTATTGCTGCGCAAAACTGTCATTTTGAAAGTCAAGGAGCCTTTACCGGGGAAATTTCAGTGGAAATGCTACAAGATTTAAACATTACGCATGTTATTATTGGTCACTCTGAACGTCGTGAAATGTTTAACGAGACTGATGAAACTGTTAATAAAAAAGCAAAAAAACTATTAGCCAAGGGAATGGTACCAATTATTTGTTGTGGGGAAACCATAGCACAGTATGAAAAAAAACAAACAAATGAAGTTGTTACTCGTCAAATTGAAAAAGCCTTAGCAGGTATTAATGAAGAAGATGTTAAAACAATTGTTATTGCTTATGAGCCAATTTGAGCAATTGGAACTGGAAAAACTGCCACCGCGCAAATTGCCCAAGATGTTTGTCGTGTAATTCGTGATAAAATAGCTAGCTTATATGATGATGTCGTTGCTAATGATGTTCGGATTCAATATGGGGGTAGTGTTAAACCAGATAATATTAAAGAATTATTAAGTCAAACTGATATTGATGGTGCTTTAGTTGGTGGTGCTAGTTTAGAACCAAGTTCGTTTTTAAGTTTAGTAAAATAA
- a CDS encoding rhodanese-like domain-containing protein → MFFSSFQMKYNTKQLKKLPKIITSPKWLVVDVRPKEDWKESHVINSINVPHHLFKLLYHKKIDKNKKILFISQGGRSHLDLYKLLRKHNFKVYILDGGWKKLHETPEYDEYLTYSPID, encoded by the coding sequence ATGTTTTTTAGTTCTTTTCAGATGAAATATAATACTAAACAATTAAAAAAATTGCCCAAAATTATTACTTCCCCAAAATGACTAGTAGTTGATGTGCGGCCAAAAGAAGATTGAAAAGAAAGCCACGTTATTAACAGCATCAATGTCCCTCATCATTTATTTAAATTACTTTATCATAAAAAAATTGATAAAAATAAAAAAATCTTGTTTATTTCACAAGGGGGGCGTAGTCACTTAGATTTATATAAATTGTTACGAAAACATAATTTTAAAGTTTATATTCTTGATGGAGGCTGAAAAAAATTACACGAAACTCCTGAGTATGATGAATATCTTACTTATTCTCCCATTGACTAA
- the whiA gene encoding DNA-binding protein WhiA, translated as MSFALSVKEEVVKKSFAPCCQKAFLGGFTKYNMKLNISDHYFNFEVSSISNPVIRAIYTFFRHSFDAEIETIIVQSNKLKKHKTFILKIKKNARYILEALHVYDLAHHQKIIEIPDEWEEHCQRAYIAGIFVACGSVNSPDTSNYHLEVQFSEEPSALYFKKLLSKYRFLFKITKRYDKYVCYIKKSFLVSDFLKLIDAINSVLAFEDTRISRDMTNSINRLNNIEISNQQKSTKAGIEQVMMINYLVDHNLFDELNENTKKLAYQRLANPESSLQELSDLLYDKYNLELSKSGVNHLSREIKKIYYENLK; from the coding sequence AATATGAAATTAAATATTAGTGACCATTATTTTAATTTTGAAGTTAGTTCAATTAGCAATCCCGTTATTCGAGCAATATATACTTTTTTTCGTCACTCTTTTGATGCGGAAATTGAAACAATTATAGTTCAATCTAATAAATTAAAAAAACATAAAACATTTATTTTAAAAATTAAAAAAAATGCACGTTATATTTTAGAAGCATTACATGTTTATGACTTAGCTCACCACCAAAAAATTATTGAAATTCCTGATGAATGAGAAGAACATTGCCAACGGGCTTATATCGCCGGAATCTTTGTTGCTTGTGGGAGTGTTAATTCACCGGACACTAGTAACTACCATTTAGAAGTTCAGTTCAGTGAAGAACCATCGGCGTTATATTTTAAAAAGTTATTAAGTAAATACCGTTTTTTATTTAAAATTACTAAACGTTATGATAAATATGTCTGCTATATTAAGAAATCTTTTCTGGTTTCTGATTTTTTAAAGTTAATTGATGCAATTAATAGTGTGCTAGCATTTGAAGACACTAGAATTTCGCGTGATATGACTAATAGTATTAATCGCCTAAATAATATTGAAATTTCTAATCAGCAAAAATCAACGAAGGCAGGAATTGAACAAGTGATGATGATTAATTATTTAGTTGACCATAATCTTTTTGATGAACTTAACGAAAATACCAAAAAATTAGCGTATCAACGGCTTGCTAATCCAGAATCATCTTTGCAAGAATTATCTGATCTTTTATATGATAAATATAATTTAGAATTATCAAAATCAGGAGTAAACCATTTATCCCGCGAAATTAAAAAAATATATTATGAAAATTTAAAATAA